The following proteins come from a genomic window of bacterium:
- a CDS encoding small ribosomal subunit Rsm22 family protein gives MQYAIFNMQYLADYPRFLEDWWINVTLDLLGCNSLQEKEHQLVQRIQGLSDRFTKERSELVEDYFTDPANLCAYGLFFFPQSYARTQFVMQEILSRGWKPSGPVSILDLGSGAGPASFSAASFFNAPRVTAIDRSTVALSHMKKIASLWPQLEFECHVGDLWRWIKKPDRKWDLILASFSFNESGFSIRQTTTLLANALTERGMIIVMEPALRSTSETLEAWRDHISQQGDLQIWGPCLHHRLCPLLKEGKFWCHEVRSWRFPASIAFLNRHLYRQVHVLKFSFLALGKQAPPAVSSFSFRLISPVFRQRKKLVFTGCTSDGEKKEFRMNRPLTKEGRNQIQNWERGDVVSFPLNQERLS, from the coding sequence ATGCAATATGCAATCTTCAATATGCAATATTTAGCCGACTATCCGCGCTTTCTAGAGGATTGGTGGATAAATGTAACTTTAGATTTGCTCGGATGCAACTCACTGCAGGAGAAGGAGCATCAGCTCGTTCAAAGAATACAAGGCTTAAGCGATCGCTTTACGAAAGAAAGATCTGAGCTTGTTGAAGACTATTTCACAGATCCTGCAAACCTTTGTGCCTATGGTCTTTTCTTTTTTCCACAGAGTTACGCGCGCACTCAATTTGTGATGCAGGAAATTCTCTCCAGAGGATGGAAACCTTCCGGACCCGTTTCGATACTGGATCTTGGTTCGGGAGCAGGCCCTGCATCTTTCAGTGCAGCTTCATTCTTCAACGCTCCGCGAGTAACCGCAATCGACCGGTCAACCGTTGCTCTTTCGCACATGAAAAAAATTGCCAGCCTGTGGCCTCAACTGGAGTTCGAGTGTCACGTAGGCGATTTATGGCGTTGGATCAAGAAACCAGATAGAAAATGGGATCTCATCCTTGCTTCGTTCTCGTTCAACGAATCCGGATTCTCTATTAGACAGACAACGACCTTACTCGCAAATGCCCTAACGGAGCGAGGAATGATCATCGTTATGGAACCTGCTCTTCGATCCACTTCCGAGACGCTGGAAGCATGGAGAGATCACATCAGTCAACAAGGGGATCTGCAGATATGGGGGCCATGCCTTCATCATCGTTTATGCCCACTGTTGAAAGAAGGCAAATTCTGGTGCCATGAGGTCAGATCCTGGAGATTTCCGGCGAGCATTGCTTTCCTGAATCGCCACCTCTATCGTCAGGTGCATGTTTTAAAATTCAGTTTCCTCGCGTTAGGCAAGCAGGCGCCCCCGGCCGTTTCCTCTTTTTCATTCCGGCTGATCTCACCGGTTTTTAGACAGAGAAAGAAGCTGGTGTTTACAGGCTGTACCAGTGACGGTGAAAAGAAGGAATTTCGAATGAATCGCCCTCTAACTAAGGAAGGGCGAAACCAGATCCAAAATTGGGAACGGGGTGATGTCGTATCCTTTCCCTTGAATCAGGAGAGGCTTTCGTAG
- a CDS encoding FdhF/YdeP family oxidoreductase, with product MKKHQGHGTRIVSWVPFGLGKTKPHHFREMAQVVWENRDNLAYASRILFHGVCDGCSLGPYGLRDHTIEGIHLCMTRLRMLRMNTMKALDVGRLSDVPALQSMSGEELRNLGRLPYPMIRKRGDKGFRRISWEEAMAIAAKHFQGTEPQRFAMYTTSRGLTNEVYYVAGKFARLLGTNNVDNAARLCHAASTTALKQTVGAAASTCSYRDWIWTELIVLAGANIANNQPVSTKYLYYAKEKGARIIVVNPYREPGLEQYWVPSITKSALFGTRLMDEFFPITVGGDVAFFNGITKILIENDWLDQEFIRNHTNGFEELKQSLARQDWETLERHSGTSRSEMMRFAKLYAGVKTAVFIWSMGLTQHRFGVENVKSLVNVALARGMIGQPNMGLVPIRGHSGVQGAAEVGSVPTDYFAGLSVNVENAGKLSDVWGFSVPFETGLSAPEMMDAAHAGKLDIFYIVGGNFLETMPEPIHAREALERVPLRIHQDIVLNSSMFAEPGETVMLFPAKTRYEQKGGGTITSTERRIRYSPEIPGPRIGEACSEWEIMVNLGQRILPPDKRRFLSFESAEAIREEMDSVIPLYKGISDLKKEKDSFQYGGARILNDGICQNLPDQKARFSVLVPQNDILKPGEFYLTTRRGKQFNSIIYGKEDPLIGSKGRNEIYLNPEDAERVEFKEGDRILLKSVVGEYQGICRIGPLHPKTVQVFWPEANVLISRRTDPASHEPDYNTIVTIHRRER from the coding sequence ATGAAGAAACATCAGGGCCATGGAACCAGAATTGTAAGCTGGGTTCCATTCGGTCTTGGCAAAACCAAACCGCATCACTTCCGTGAGATGGCTCAGGTTGTCTGGGAGAACCGCGACAACCTTGCTTATGCGTCGCGCATTCTGTTTCATGGTGTCTGCGACGGCTGTTCGCTGGGCCCTTACGGATTACGGGATCATACGATTGAAGGAATTCATCTATGCATGACCCGTCTGCGCATGCTCCGCATGAATACTATGAAGGCGCTGGATGTAGGCAGGCTATCAGACGTTCCGGCTCTTCAGTCAATGAGCGGGGAGGAGCTCCGAAATCTGGGACGGCTCCCTTACCCGATGATCAGAAAACGTGGTGACAAAGGTTTTCGGCGAATCTCGTGGGAGGAGGCCATGGCGATCGCCGCAAAGCATTTCCAAGGAACGGAACCACAGCGATTCGCCATGTACACGACTTCCCGTGGACTCACCAATGAGGTTTACTACGTTGCCGGCAAATTCGCCCGTCTTCTCGGAACCAATAACGTGGACAACGCCGCTCGTTTGTGTCATGCAGCAAGCACCACTGCGCTCAAGCAGACAGTAGGAGCAGCCGCATCAACCTGTTCGTACCGGGATTGGATCTGGACAGAATTGATTGTGCTGGCAGGAGCGAACATCGCGAACAATCAACCTGTTTCTACAAAATATCTGTACTATGCAAAAGAAAAAGGCGCCCGAATTATTGTGGTAAATCCATACCGCGAACCGGGACTCGAACAGTACTGGGTTCCTTCTATTACAAAAAGCGCGCTTTTCGGAACGCGTTTGATGGATGAATTTTTCCCGATCACTGTTGGAGGAGACGTTGCCTTTTTTAACGGCATCACAAAAATTTTGATTGAAAACGACTGGTTGGATCAGGAATTCATTCGAAATCACACGAACGGATTTGAGGAACTAAAACAGTCGCTGGCGCGGCAAGATTGGGAAACCCTCGAAAGACATTCCGGCACGAGTCGTAGTGAGATGATGCGATTTGCAAAACTGTACGCTGGAGTAAAAACAGCCGTTTTTATCTGGAGTATGGGATTAACGCAGCACCGCTTTGGAGTTGAGAACGTCAAATCACTTGTGAATGTCGCGCTGGCACGCGGCATGATTGGACAGCCAAATATGGGTCTCGTTCCAATTCGTGGTCATAGCGGCGTGCAGGGAGCTGCTGAGGTCGGATCCGTTCCAACAGATTACTTTGCCGGCCTTTCAGTAAATGTAGAAAATGCCGGCAAACTGTCAGACGTCTGGGGGTTTTCCGTTCCTTTTGAAACGGGATTATCGGCGCCGGAAATGATGGATGCAGCGCATGCAGGAAAGCTGGATATTTTCTACATAGTTGGTGGAAATTTTCTCGAAACCATGCCGGAGCCGATTCATGCGCGCGAAGCCCTGGAACGCGTGCCGCTGCGGATTCATCAGGATATCGTTCTCAATTCATCTATGTTCGCTGAACCAGGCGAAACAGTAATGTTGTTTCCCGCGAAGACACGTTATGAACAGAAAGGGGGAGGCACCATTACAAGCACGGAACGCAGAATTCGATATTCCCCTGAAATCCCGGGACCTCGAATCGGCGAAGCATGCTCGGAATGGGAAATCATGGTGAATCTAGGGCAACGGATCTTGCCTCCTGACAAACGGAGATTTTTGTCATTTGAAAGTGCAGAAGCTATCAGAGAAGAAATGGATTCAGTGATTCCCCTATATAAAGGGATTTCCGATCTGAAAAAGGAGAAGGATTCATTTCAATACGGAGGGGCACGGATTCTAAATGATGGGATCTGTCAAAATCTGCCGGATCAGAAAGCGCGTTTTTCTGTTCTGGTTCCACAGAATGACATCCTGAAACCCGGAGAGTTTTATTTGACGACAAGACGAGGCAAACAATTCAACAGCATCATTTACGGTAAGGAGGATCCTTTGATCGGCAGCAAAGGGCGCAATGAAATTTATTTGAATCCGGAAGATGCTGAACGGGTGGAATTCAAGGAAGGAGATCGTATCCTCTTGAAATCCGTTGTGGGCGAGTATCAGGGTATTTGCAGGATCGGACCATTGCATCCAAAAACGGTGCAGGTTTTCTGGCCGGAAGCAAACGTGCTGATTTCCAGGCGGACCGACCCCGCTTCACACGAACCGGATTACAACACGATAGTAACAATTCACCGCAGAGAACGCTGA
- a CDS encoding pirin family protein, translating into MQARKVADVIRPTQVMEGAGVKLKRSFPAGRLNYLDPFLLLDHFGSPHAEDYVAGFPMHPHRGIETVTYVLKGEVLHRDSMGNQGTITVGDVQWMTSGRGILHEEMPQVRPGGMDGFQLWVNLPAKHKMTKPRYQDVRSNTIPQFTSNDGALIRVVAGQIGDVSGPVTEIAAEPLYIDVTVPPKSTFQQPIPKGHNSFAYVFEGSGKFGAEAVKIDQPALVIFGDGDSVNVFTENDPVRFLLVAGKPLNEPVARYGPFVMNTKAEIDQALEDLRRGTFVRPE; encoded by the coding sequence ATGCAAGCAAGAAAAGTAGCAGACGTCATTCGACCCACGCAGGTTATGGAAGGAGCCGGCGTCAAGCTAAAACGGAGCTTCCCTGCAGGACGTTTGAATTATCTCGATCCATTTCTTTTGCTGGATCATTTTGGTTCTCCGCATGCGGAAGATTATGTGGCCGGTTTCCCGATGCATCCGCATCGTGGAATCGAAACCGTAACCTACGTCCTGAAAGGGGAAGTGCTGCACAGAGACAGCATGGGGAACCAAGGAACCATTACAGTGGGAGATGTGCAGTGGATGACTTCCGGTCGCGGAATTTTGCATGAAGAGATGCCTCAAGTTCGTCCGGGAGGAATGGATGGTTTTCAATTGTGGGTAAATTTGCCGGCAAAGCATAAGATGACCAAACCGCGTTATCAGGATGTGCGGTCCAATACGATCCCTCAATTTACAAGCAATGATGGCGCGCTGATTCGCGTTGTTGCTGGACAAATTGGCGACGTATCCGGACCCGTGACTGAAATCGCCGCCGAGCCACTTTATATCGATGTTACTGTTCCGCCTAAATCTACTTTTCAACAGCCGATTCCAAAGGGACACAATTCTTTCGCATATGTATTTGAAGGTAGTGGAAAATTCGGCGCAGAGGCGGTAAAGATTGATCAACCTGCACTGGTAATTTTCGGCGATGGTGATTCCGTAAATGTATTCACGGAAAATGATCCTGTCCGTTTCTTGCTTGTTGCTGGAAAACCGCTAAATGAGCCGGTCGCCCGCTATGGACCGTTTGTTATGAATACAAAAGCGGAGATTGATCAGGCCCTGGAAGATTTACGCCGCGGTACGTTCGTCCGCCCGGAATAG
- a CDS encoding amidohydrolase has product MKIVFLFVFLLLCISMSTATAPQADLIITNAKIYTVDQKQPHAEAVAIWRDRIIAVGKRDAIEAWRGSETRVIDAKEKLVLPGFNDSHVHFVSGGMQLANVNLKDAPTREEFVRRIAARATSVPEGEWILGGNWDDQQWNPPELPTREWIDSATLKHPVFVDRYDGHMALANSLALKMANVTAKTPDPAGGTIVRDQKGNPTGVLKDAAMSHVYKIIPSLTHRQRTEVIRRALQHAASLGVTSLQEMNSEFADMGVYAELAEKGELTARMYAVPNETQWEALARLGLRKKFGSSYFRTGALKGFTDGSLGSTTAYFFEPYLDAPGDRGLLSDEMIPMEKIRERLIQADHSGLQLCMHAVGDQAISIMLDLFQEVVAKNGIQDRRLRIEHAQHVAAKDFKRFADLQVIASVQPYHAIDDGRWAEKRIGDRIRTTYAFRTFLKNGVKLSLGTDWSVAPLNPMETIYAAVTRATLDGKNPQGWVPEEKITVEEAVFAYTMGSAFAEFQDTEKGSITPGKLADIVILSDDIFQINPVRIKDVKAETTIVGGQVVWPKN; this is encoded by the coding sequence ATGAAAATCGTATTTTTGTTCGTATTTTTGTTACTGTGTATATCTATGTCTACTGCAACTGCGCCCCAGGCTGATTTGATCATCACGAATGCAAAGATTTACACCGTAGATCAAAAGCAGCCGCATGCAGAAGCGGTCGCCATCTGGCGCGATCGAATCATCGCTGTTGGAAAACGTGACGCCATAGAAGCGTGGCGAGGTTCAGAAACGCGAGTGATTGATGCTAAAGAGAAACTGGTATTGCCCGGATTTAACGACTCGCATGTTCATTTTGTATCCGGTGGAATGCAACTGGCCAATGTGAATTTGAAGGATGCGCCTACGCGTGAAGAGTTTGTGAGACGAATAGCGGCGCGAGCAACAAGTGTCCCCGAAGGAGAATGGATCCTGGGCGGGAACTGGGATGATCAACAATGGAATCCTCCGGAGTTACCAACCAGGGAGTGGATTGATTCGGCTACCTTAAAACATCCAGTTTTTGTAGACCGTTACGATGGGCACATGGCATTGGCAAACTCGCTTGCATTGAAAATGGCCAATGTGACGGCAAAAACACCGGATCCTGCCGGTGGGACCATCGTCAGAGATCAAAAAGGAAATCCGACCGGCGTTTTAAAAGATGCTGCGATGTCTCATGTGTACAAAATCATTCCGTCGCTAACACATCGACAGCGAACGGAAGTCATTCGAAGAGCGCTACAACATGCTGCATCGCTCGGAGTTACAAGCCTGCAGGAGATGAATTCAGAATTTGCCGATATGGGTGTGTACGCTGAGCTCGCAGAAAAGGGGGAACTTACTGCGCGAATGTACGCCGTGCCGAACGAAACGCAGTGGGAGGCTCTAGCCAGACTGGGTCTGCGAAAAAAATTCGGGTCTAGTTATTTTCGCACCGGGGCGCTGAAAGGTTTTACCGATGGGTCATTGGGTTCCACGACCGCATATTTTTTTGAGCCATATCTGGATGCGCCTGGCGATCGCGGATTGTTGTCGGATGAAATGATTCCTATGGAGAAAATACGGGAACGTCTCATCCAGGCGGATCACTCCGGATTGCAGCTTTGCATGCATGCGGTCGGTGATCAGGCAATCTCCATAATGCTGGATCTGTTTCAGGAAGTCGTTGCAAAGAATGGAATACAGGACCGGCGATTGCGAATAGAACATGCACAACACGTTGCGGCAAAAGATTTCAAACGATTTGCGGACCTGCAGGTGATAGCCTCCGTTCAGCCCTATCATGCAATCGATGATGGACGCTGGGCGGAGAAACGAATCGGTGATCGAATTCGCACCACATATGCTTTCCGAACTTTTTTGAAGAACGGTGTGAAACTCTCTTTAGGTACCGATTGGAGTGTCGCGCCGTTAAATCCAATGGAAACAATTTATGCGGCTGTAACCCGCGCTACGCTCGATGGAAAGAATCCGCAAGGCTGGGTGCCTGAAGAAAAAATTACAGTGGAAGAAGCAGTGTTTGCATACACAATGGGATCAGCGTTTGCAGAGTTTCAAGACACGGAAAAGGGCTCGATCACTCCTGGCAAACTTGCTGACATTGTGATTTTGAGTGATGACATCTTTCAGATCAATCCGGTAAGGATCAAGGACGTGAAAGCGGAAACGACCATCGTCGGCGGGCAAGTTGTGTGGCCAAAGAACTGA
- a CDS encoding MFS transporter, producing the protein MPLRTWMESKRNILVMLACVLVLGMAEELWTRFVPKYLELLGATAWIIAIYGTLKDLLDAVYQYPGGWLADRIGRKNSLLLFTFLSMIGYLVYLLAGSWLWILIGTFLVMAWSSLTLPALFAIIGDHLPATSRATGFGVQSIIKRIPIIVAPAIGGLWIARSGLSDGMKGGLMVAIALAILALYIIRRFYSETLPERTEGIRILDLWRQLHPRLKQLLISDVLARWAEGIPKVFVVLYVMNILKLNAFQFGWLTSIQMIASILFYLPLSRVADRFERKPLVFLTFVFFALFPLSVVLSHSFSWLILAFVIGGLREVGEPARKAVIVDLAAANLRGRTVGLYYLIRGLIVFPASLLGGWLWTLDPTIPFYTAFVIGVVGALYYLRSRDGRATLIT; encoded by the coding sequence ATGCCATTGCGAACCTGGATGGAATCGAAAAGGAACATACTGGTGATGCTTGCCTGCGTTCTGGTTTTGGGGATGGCCGAAGAACTCTGGACACGATTCGTTCCGAAATACTTGGAGTTGCTGGGAGCTACGGCATGGATCATCGCAATCTATGGAACGTTGAAAGATTTGCTGGACGCCGTTTATCAGTATCCCGGCGGATGGCTGGCGGATAGGATCGGACGAAAAAATTCTCTGCTGTTGTTCACCTTCCTTTCCATGATTGGCTACCTGGTTTATCTGCTGGCCGGTTCCTGGCTGTGGATCCTGATCGGCACGTTCCTTGTAATGGCGTGGAGCAGCCTCACTTTGCCCGCGCTTTTTGCGATTATCGGCGACCATCTTCCGGCAACAAGCCGCGCAACCGGCTTCGGCGTGCAATCCATCATTAAGCGCATCCCCATCATTGTCGCCCCGGCAATCGGTGGATTGTGGATCGCTCGTAGCGGTCTTTCCGATGGCATGAAAGGCGGACTGATGGTTGCCATCGCACTGGCCATCCTGGCGCTCTACATTATTAGAAGGTTTTACAGTGAAACATTGCCGGAACGGACAGAAGGGATCCGGATTCTGGATCTATGGCGGCAGCTTCATCCGAGACTCAAACAGCTCCTGATTTCGGATGTGCTTGCACGATGGGCGGAAGGAATCCCAAAAGTTTTTGTTGTGCTTTACGTCATGAATATTCTGAAGCTCAATGCGTTCCAGTTTGGATGGTTGACCAGCATTCAAATGATTGCATCCATCCTGTTTTATCTTCCCCTCAGCCGCGTCGCGGACCGATTCGAAAGAAAGCCGTTAGTGTTTCTGACTTTTGTTTTCTTTGCGTTGTTTCCTCTGTCCGTAGTGCTGTCGCACTCTTTTTCCTGGTTGATCCTGGCATTCGTGATCGGTGGACTTCGAGAAGTGGGAGAGCCGGCCCGGAAAGCCGTGATCGTCGATCTTGCTGCTGCAAACCTGCGTGGAAGAACGGTGGGCCTGTACTATTTGATTCGCGGACTGATCGTTTTCCCTGCTTCTCTGCTGGGCGGATGGCTCTGGACCCTCGACCCGACAATTCCGTTCTATACAGCTTTCGTCATCGGCGTAGTCGGCGCCCTGTACTATTTGCGCAGCCGGGACGGCCGCGCTACTTTGATTACATGA
- a CDS encoding SpoVR family protein yields the protein MNLSPELGKLRDEIKAYALEYGLDPFETIFEILDFDQINEVASYGGFPTRYPHWNFGMEYEHLKKSYAYGLHKIYEMVINNDPSYAYLMENNALVDQKIVIAHVYGHTDFFKNNQWFSATNRKMMDGMANHGTIIRRYAEKYGYDKVEGFLDTCLSIDDMIDYHSLFIKRHQVAKREPVEEEEDDDREISIKLRSKDYMDGFVNPPDFVEDQKRKIAERKTQAMKFPEQPEKDLLMFLIDHAPMENWQKVVLSIIRDESYYFAPQRVTKIMNEGWASYWHSTIMTEKCLKDSELVDYADHHSGTLGTSPGTLNPYKLGIELWKDIEDRWNKGKFGKEYEECDDMDVRKNWDKHLGLGRQKIFEVRRVANDITMIDNYLTKEFCENHKLFAYKYNDVTGMYEISDRDFRAIKEKLLFQLTNSGQPIIHVIDGNFKNRGELYLYHKHEGIDLDVEYAKDTLQNIYDIWKRTCHLETKMSDRGKLFSFDGKDHIELNITSSL from the coding sequence ATGAATCTTAGTCCTGAGCTCGGAAAACTGCGCGATGAGATCAAGGCATACGCTCTTGAATACGGGCTCGATCCGTTTGAGACCATCTTTGAAATTCTGGACTTCGATCAAATCAATGAAGTCGCGAGCTACGGCGGTTTTCCCACGCGCTATCCACACTGGAACTTTGGCATGGAGTACGAACACCTCAAAAAATCTTATGCCTATGGCCTGCACAAGATCTATGAGATGGTGATCAACAACGATCCTTCCTATGCCTACTTGATGGAAAACAACGCGCTGGTCGATCAAAAGATTGTGATCGCTCACGTTTACGGCCACACCGATTTTTTCAAAAATAACCAGTGGTTTTCAGCGACCAACCGAAAAATGATGGATGGAATGGCAAACCATGGAACCATCATCCGCCGCTATGCCGAAAAGTACGGTTACGACAAGGTAGAAGGATTTCTGGATACTTGTCTTTCGATTGACGACATGATTGATTACCATTCCCTTTTCATCAAACGCCATCAGGTTGCAAAGCGTGAACCGGTGGAAGAAGAAGAGGATGATGACAGGGAAATCTCCATAAAATTGCGCTCTAAAGATTACATGGATGGTTTCGTGAACCCTCCGGATTTTGTTGAAGATCAGAAGCGGAAGATTGCCGAACGAAAGACCCAGGCAATGAAATTTCCGGAACAACCGGAAAAAGATTTGTTGATGTTTCTGATCGACCACGCTCCTATGGAGAACTGGCAAAAAGTAGTTCTTTCCATCATCCGCGATGAAAGCTACTACTTTGCTCCGCAACGAGTGACGAAAATCATGAACGAAGGATGGGCCTCCTACTGGCACTCCACGATCATGACCGAGAAATGTCTGAAGGATTCGGAACTCGTCGACTACGCCGATCATCATTCAGGAACGCTTGGAACAAGTCCCGGCACGCTGAATCCTTACAAGCTGGGGATAGAGCTTTGGAAAGACATTGAAGACCGCTGGAACAAAGGAAAGTTCGGCAAGGAATATGAAGAATGCGACGACATGGATGTACGGAAGAATTGGGATAAACATCTTGGGCTGGGACGCCAGAAAATATTTGAGGTACGGCGCGTGGCAAATGATATTACGATGATCGACAACTATCTGACAAAAGAATTCTGTGAAAATCATAAGCTTTTTGCTTATAAATACAATGATGTGACCGGTATGTATGAAATTTCCGATCGTGATTTCCGGGCGATCAAGGAAAAGCTTTTGTTCCAGCTGACCAATTCGGGTCAGCCGATCATCCATGTGATCGATGGAAATTTTAAGAATCGGGGCGAATTGTACCTGTACCACAAACATGAGGGGATTGATCTGGATGTCGAGTATGCAAAAGACACGCTCCAGAATATTTACGACATTTGGAAGAGAACCTGCCATCTGGAAACAAAAATGAGCGATCGCGGAAAGCTATTTTCGTTCGATGGCAAGGATCATATCGAACTGAACATAACAAGCAGCTTATAA